In Herbinix luporum, a single window of DNA contains:
- a CDS encoding Gx transporter family protein — protein MNSRKIASYGLFIALAFIFSYIESLIPMPFALPGMKLGLANLVIIVALYGIGVKEAFVLSMVRILLVGFTFRDPSTLIFSFAGGILSWLLMTVSVKFKLFSMVGVSILGGIAHNIGQIIVAMIYVNNPSLIYYLPLLMISGLVSGALIGILAALVIKRLKKFL, from the coding sequence ATGAATTCTAGAAAAATAGCCTCATATGGCTTATTTATTGCACTGGCTTTTATATTTAGCTACATAGAAAGCCTTATTCCTATGCCCTTTGCCCTACCGGGAATGAAACTGGGATTAGCAAACTTAGTAATAATAGTAGCTTTATACGGTATTGGGGTTAAGGAAGCATTTGTCTTATCAATGGTACGAATTCTTTTGGTAGGATTTACTTTCCGGGATCCCTCTACTCTTATTTTTAGCTTTGCAGGGGGAATACTTAGCTGGCTACTGATGACTGTATCTGTAAAATTCAAGTTATTTAGTATGGTTGGAGTCAGTATCCTTGGAGGAATAGCCCATAATATAGGTCAGATTATAGTAGCAATGATATATGTAAATAACCCCAGTCTTATATATTATTTGCCCTTATTAATGATAAGCGGTCTTGTAAGCGGAGCACTTATAGGAATACTTGCGGCATTAGTAATAAAGAGGCTAAAAAAGTTTTTATAA
- a CDS encoding N-acetylmuramoyl-L-alanine amidase family protein, whose translation MPTSTIILDAGHGGNSLGGAYGFRYEKDDNLRLALEVGKYLTEYGYRVEYTRTTDIFLSQIDRVNFANSLRASLLLSFYRMGEELCINEQEVSFEVDSMDSISESIAINIALELRPLGFINYRIVVRTELPILRDSHMPAMTISVGNLKSTYDNYLFDTWFNEIAAGIARGIYSIIPVYS comes from the coding sequence TTGCCTACTTCAACTATTATATTAGATGCCGGTCATGGGGGAAACAGTCTGGGGGGAGCATATGGTTTTAGATATGAAAAAGACGATAATTTAAGACTAGCCCTAGAGGTAGGCAAGTACCTGACGGAATATGGTTATAGGGTAGAATATACTAGGACAACAGATATATTTTTATCACAAATAGATCGTGTTAACTTTGCAAATTCCCTCAGAGCCAGTTTACTTCTTTCTTTTTACCGAATGGGAGAGGAACTTTGTATTAATGAGCAAGAAGTAAGTTTTGAAGTGGATTCTATGGATAGTATATCTGAAAGTATAGCCATAAATATTGCCTTGGAATTAAGACCCCTAGGCTTTATAAATTATAGAATAGTAGTCAGAACGGAATTACCTATACTTAGGGATAGTCATATGCCGGCAATGACTATAAGTGTTGGAAATTTAAAGTCTACTTATGATAATTATTTGTTTGACACTTGGTTTAATGAAATAGCTGCCGGTATTGCCAGAGGTATTTATAGTATAATTCCTGTATATAGCTAA
- the rpoZ gene encoding DNA-directed RNA polymerase subunit omega encodes MLYPSYTDLIRVVNSDVEPGEQPVVNSRYSIVIATAKRARQLISGAEPLIDKEFPKPLSMAIEELYQGKVKIVADDNINKEYLQ; translated from the coding sequence ATGTTATATCCATCATATACAGACTTAATTAGAGTAGTGAACAGTGATGTAGAGCCGGGGGAACAACCGGTTGTAAATAGTAGGTATTCCATCGTGATTGCTACTGCAAAACGCGCAAGGCAGCTTATTAGCGGAGCAGAACCCTTAATTGACAAAGAATTTCCCAAGCCTTTGTCTATGGCTATAGAGGAGTTGTACCAGGGAAAAGTAAAAATTGTGGCAGATGATAATATTAATAAAGAGTACCTGCAATAA
- the lepB gene encoding signal peptidase I, translated as MEYAPKTPNLLKRFLYDLIFYAVLLFACVYIIPNYVLQRTIVDGESMENTLFDGDHLYVEKISYRFDILKRFDIIVFYPYGRENEDYYVKRIIGLPGETIQIVDGKIYINGEVLEENYGNEPILDPGRAAQPITLEEDEYFVLGDNRNISKDSRYPIVGNVKKKNIGGKAFFRVSPLKKFGPID; from the coding sequence ATGGAATATGCTCCCAAAACTCCAAATTTGCTTAAAAGATTTTTATATGACTTAATTTTTTATGCTGTATTGCTCTTTGCCTGCGTTTATATTATTCCTAATTATGTTTTACAACGAACCATAGTTGATGGAGAATCTATGGAGAATACTCTTTTTGATGGAGATCATCTATATGTTGAGAAAATTTCATATAGATTTGATATATTAAAACGTTTTGATATTATAGTTTTCTATCCCTATGGCCGTGAGAATGAAGACTATTATGTTAAACGTATTATCGGGCTTCCCGGCGAAACAATTCAAATAGTTGACGGAAAGATTTATATAAACGGTGAAGTCCTTGAAGAAAACTACGGAAATGAGCCAATTCTAGATCCCGGTAGGGCTGCTCAACCTATTACCTTAGAAGAAGATGAATATTTTGTTCTTGGTGATAACAGGAATATCAGTAAAGACAGCAGATATCCCATAGTTGGTAATGTTAAAAAGAAAAATATTGGGGGAAAAGCTTTCTTTAGGGTCAGTCCCTTAAAAAAATTTGGCCCTATTGATTAG
- the cysK gene encoding cysteine synthase A has translation MANIKKQITELVGNTPLLELSNFNKKHELKGKIIGKLEYFNPAGSVKDRIAKKMIEEALKTGQITKDSVIIEPTSGNTGIGLASICASYGLKLIITMPDTMSVERRNLMKAYGAELILTEGAKGMKGAIEKANEIHKATPGSFIPSQFENPNNPKVHEETTGVEIWNDTEGQVDIFVAGIGTGGTISGAGLYLKLKNPNIKIIAVEPTDSPILSEGRAGSHKIQGIGAGFVPKTLDTDIYNEIVTVKNEDAFETARDVAKTEGLLVGISSGAAIWAAKQIALRAENEGKNIVVILPDTGERYLSTPLYSE, from the coding sequence ATGGCAAATATTAAGAAACAGATAACTGAATTAGTAGGAAATACACCTCTTCTTGAATTAAGTAATTTTAATAAAAAACATGAACTTAAGGGAAAAATAATAGGTAAACTTGAGTATTTTAATCCTGCAGGAAGTGTTAAAGACAGAATTGCTAAGAAGATGATTGAAGAAGCATTAAAGACAGGACAGATAACAAAAGATTCCGTAATTATAGAACCTACAAGCGGTAATACCGGTATAGGCCTTGCCAGTATATGCGCCAGCTACGGCTTAAAGCTGATAATTACTATGCCTGATACAATGAGTGTTGAAAGACGAAACTTAATGAAGGCATATGGGGCAGAGCTTATCCTTACAGAAGGTGCTAAGGGAATGAAGGGTGCCATAGAAAAAGCAAATGAAATTCATAAGGCTACACCGGGCAGCTTTATACCTTCCCAATTTGAAAATCCCAATAATCCTAAGGTTCATGAAGAAACCACAGGGGTAGAAATATGGAATGATACCGAAGGACAGGTCGATATATTTGTTGCCGGTATCGGTACAGGTGGTACCATAAGCGGTGCAGGTTTATATTTAAAATTAAAAAATCCTAATATAAAGATTATAGCAGTAGAACCCACAGATTCTCCAATTTTATCTGAAGGAAGAGCAGGTTCCCATAAGATACAGGGAATAGGAGCCGGCTTTGTTCCAAAAACTTTGGACACAGATATATATAATGAAATTGTTACGGTTAAAAACGAGGACGCCTTTGAGACTGCAAGGGATGTGGCAAAAACAGAGGGACTTTTAGTAGGTATTTCCTCCGGAGCAGCCATATGGGCAGCAAAGCAGATAGCACTTCGGGCTGAAAATGAAGGAAAGAATATAGTAGTAATTCTTCCGGATACCGGAGAAAGATATCTATCTACCCCATTATATTCCGAATAA
- the holA gene encoding DNA polymerase III subunit delta — protein MKSIKEDIKTGSFKQFYLLYGSEAYLLKLYRDKLRDGILGKSDQMNYSRFEGKDIDLKEVNDIAQTLPFFNEKRLILIENSGLFKVQSDLSEILKNAPDSTFFIFVENEIDKRNKVFKLIKDRGSISEMNGLDEKNLKLFIGSLLKPSGKKITMNTADYLLERTGTDMENICNEIDKLISYTGDRDIITLEDIDEIVTPQITGKIFQMMDAIGLKQQDRALSLYYDLLSVRERPSHILYLIMRHFNILLQVKELAANGYGTSLITQKVSIPAFTVGKYISQSRNFTKNQLTYALKLAADTEEQIKTGRIHEKIGTELLIIQFSSK, from the coding sequence ATGAAATCAATTAAAGAAGATATCAAAACAGGCAGCTTTAAACAGTTCTACCTGCTTTATGGTAGTGAGGCTTATTTGTTAAAGCTTTACCGGGATAAATTAAGAGATGGAATATTAGGAAAATCAGATCAGATGAACTATTCTAGATTTGAAGGAAAAGATATTGATTTAAAAGAGGTTAATGATATAGCACAAACATTACCCTTTTTTAATGAAAAAAGATTAATACTCATAGAAAATAGTGGTTTATTTAAAGTTCAAAGTGATCTTTCAGAAATTCTTAAAAATGCCCCTGACAGTACATTTTTTATTTTTGTCGAAAATGAAATAGATAAAAGAAACAAAGTATTTAAACTGATAAAAGACCGGGGTAGCATATCAGAAATGAATGGGTTAGATGAAAAGAACTTAAAGTTATTTATAGGATCTTTATTAAAGCCTTCCGGAAAGAAGATTACTATGAATACTGCAGACTATTTATTAGAAAGAACCGGTACAGATATGGAAAATATCTGTAATGAAATAGATAAGCTAATTAGCTATACAGGAGACAGAGATATTATTACTTTAGAAGATATAGATGAAATAGTTACACCACAGATTACAGGAAAGATATTTCAGATGATGGATGCCATAGGCTTAAAGCAACAGGATAGGGCTTTGTCATTATACTATGATTTATTATCAGTTCGGGAAAGGCCTTCTCATATTCTGTATTTAATTATGAGACATTTTAATATACTGTTGCAGGTAAAGGAGTTAGCAGCTAACGGATATGGAACCTCCCTTATTACACAGAAGGTATCGATTCCGGCCTTTACAGTAGGTAAATATATAAGTCAATCTAGAAACTTTACAAAAAATCAGCTGACATATGCCTTAAAACTGGCTGCAGATACTGAGGAACAGATAAAAACCGGCAGAATACATGAAAAGATAGGAACTGAACTTTTAATAATTCAATTTAGCTCAAAATAA
- a CDS encoding YicC/YloC family endoribonuclease, with protein sequence MIKSMTGFGRSEISSDERKITVEMKAVNHRYCDISIKLPKKLSFFEAGIRNLLKKYIGRGKVDVYITYEDFTENNVCVKYNGDLAREYYNNLKKISQEFDIENDIRTSVLSRYPEVLTLEEQTIDEEKLWELVEEAVNNAAKAFVESRITEGENLKADLIMKLNGMLKLVEFIDERYPEVVSEYRNKLLSKVTELLQDTKVDESILLTEVTVYADKICVDEETVRLKSHIDNMINTLNDDNDNVGRKLDFIAQEMNREANTILSKVSDIEITNKAIDLKTEIEKVREQIQNIE encoded by the coding sequence ATGATAAAGAGTATGACAGGCTTTGGAAGAAGTGAAATTAGCAGCGATGAGCGTAAGATTACAGTAGAAATGAAGGCTGTTAACCATAGATATTGTGACATTTCAATTAAACTTCCTAAGAAATTAAGTTTTTTTGAAGCAGGTATAAGAAATCTATTAAAAAAATATATCGGTAGAGGCAAGGTAGATGTCTACATTACATATGAAGATTTTACCGAAAATAATGTCTGTGTTAAATATAATGGGGATCTGGCAAGGGAATACTATAACAATCTTAAAAAGATAAGCCAGGAGTTTGATATTGAAAATGATATACGCACTTCTGTCTTATCTAGATATCCTGAAGTGTTAACATTAGAAGAGCAAACCATTGATGAAGAAAAGCTTTGGGAGTTGGTGGAAGAGGCGGTAAATAATGCGGCAAAAGCATTTGTTGAATCTAGAATCACAGAAGGGGAGAATTTAAAGGCCGATTTGATTATGAAGCTTAACGGAATGCTTAAGCTTGTTGAATTTATAGATGAAAGATACCCGGAAGTGGTTAGTGAATATAGAAATAAGCTGTTAAGCAAGGTTACCGAACTACTTCAAGATACCAAGGTTGATGAAAGTATACTTCTTACAGAAGTAACCGTATATGCTGATAAAATCTGTGTAGATGAGGAAACCGTTAGATTAAAAAGTCATATTGATAATATGATTAACACCCTAAATGATGATAATGATAATGTTGGTAGAAAACTTGATTTTATAGCCCAAGAAATGAACAGGGAAGCCAATACTATATTATCAAAGGTTAGCGATATCGAAATCACTAATAAAGCAATAGATTTAAAGACTGAAATTGAAAAAGTAAGAGAGCAAATCCAAAATATTGAATAG
- a CDS encoding ATP-binding protein, with amino-acid sequence MVRQIIKIDEELCNGCGLCVTACHEDAIGIVEGKAKLLRDDYCDGLGNCLPVCPTGALSFEVREALAFNEEEVKKNMERKKLEEANSKTMGCPGSRMMNLQKDKVQEEVSLDTSSTPMASMLRQWPVQIQLVPANAPYFDGANLLVAADCTAYAFANFHSFMKDKITLIGCPKLDEADYGEKLTQIIKNNNINSITVIRMEVPCCGGMVEAVKTAILNSGKLIPWRRVTLSTEGTILEDTK; translated from the coding sequence ATGGTCAGACAGATAATAAAAATTGATGAAGAATTATGTAACGGTTGCGGTCTATGTGTAACCGCATGCCATGAAGATGCCATAGGTATAGTAGAGGGTAAGGCTAAGCTTTTAAGAGATGATTATTGTGACGGATTAGGCAACTGCCTGCCTGTTTGTCCCACTGGTGCATTAAGCTTTGAAGTAAGAGAGGCCTTGGCATTTAATGAAGAAGAAGTAAAGAAAAACATGGAAAGGAAAAAATTAGAGGAAGCTAATTCAAAAACCATGGGATGCCCCGGTTCTAGGATGATGAACCTACAAAAAGATAAAGTCCAGGAGGAAGTTAGCTTAGATACAAGTTCTACACCTATGGCCTCTATGCTCAGGCAATGGCCGGTACAAATTCAACTGGTTCCAGCTAATGCGCCTTATTTTGACGGAGCTAATCTTTTGGTTGCAGCAGATTGTACTGCATACGCTTTTGCTAATTTTCATTCCTTTATGAAAGATAAGATAACCTTAATCGGATGTCCTAAGCTAGATGAGGCAGACTATGGAGAAAAACTTACTCAGATAATAAAAAACAACAATATTAATAGTATTACAGTAATACGTATGGAAGTACCTTGTTGTGGTGGTATGGTAGAAGCAGTAAAGACTGCCATATTAAATAGCGGAAAGTTAATTCCTTGGAGAAGGGTTACACTTTCTACCGAGGGAACAATACTTGAAGATACTAAATAA
- a CDS encoding DUF370 domain-containing protein — protein sequence MNRLINVGFGNVVNSGKIIAIISPDAAPVKRMVQSAKDLGMAIDATCGRRTKAVIVTDSGHLILSSLLPETIAGRVNNHYEDNQDINLNKLD from the coding sequence TTGAATAGGTTAATTAATGTAGGTTTTGGTAATGTAGTAAATTCAGGTAAGATTATAGCTATTATTAGTCCCGATGCCGCTCCGGTAAAAAGAATGGTTCAGTCAGCTAAGGATCTTGGAATGGCTATTGATGCAACCTGCGGCCGAAGGACAAAAGCCGTAATTGTTACGGACAGTGGACATTTAATATTATCTTCTCTGCTTCCGGAAACCATTGCAGGCAGGGTAAATAATCATTATGAAGATAATCAAGATATAAATCTAAATAAGCTTGATTAA